The nucleotide sequence CCTATAATCAGGCTTATTCCTCGCAATTTGGAATACCCATGATGCCGGTGGGCTTTGAGCATCCATATGGTCAGAGGATTATCTATCCGGGTTACTACAATCAGGCCACGGCGGGATTACACGCAACGGTGCCTGGAATTTCGAGGACCAGTCGCCATGTGACCACCCAACAGCCACATTTGTTGGCCCAACCGGCGGCTCCAGGAGAAGCTACTGAGGAAGCCCCTCCCAGCTTGGCGAATACTCCTCAGGTGAGCAACCCATGGCGTTACGGAAGACCAGGTGCACACCGCGATCGCTTGGGATCGGGACGACAGGGAGTGGCCACTACCCCGGGTTCAACTGTATACCACAGGGATTCCAAGACCTACTACAACAGCATCACTGGAGGAATGGGTGGCGGACCTCGATACAAAACACCTTTTGTGGCAAATCCACGTAGTTATCAAAGCGGAGGAACTGTAGCTGCTGGAGGAGCAATAACAGCTGGAGGAGCTGCAGCAGCCGGAGGAGCTACGGCAGCTGGAGGAACAGGAACCACCACCGCAGTGGCCACAGCAGCTACTCCAGCAACAGTAGCAACCAGCTCCAATGAGCCAGCGATTTCGGCCAACAATCGCAGCAATCAGGGATCTTCAACCCACAACTTTTCCAGAAATCGTCACAGTTCCAAAAAAGGCGGCAAGAATTCGGTGGGCAAAGAGCAGCAGACTTCCCACTCGTCCGGCTCCCTGTCCAATTCTTCCTCGAAGTCCCAACTGGACAGGCATCCCACCAGTTCCAGTACCTCGATATCGCCCAGCAAACAATCCAATCGCATTTATAAGAACCGGATGCGCTACAATGCCAATGCGCCAGCTGAGCAGAAACCTCAAACCACAGCAGCTCCAATGAGTAACAACTACCAACCGCCACAACGACCACAAAGCGGCGGACGTAGGACTTCCAAGTTCCAGGGAGGAAATGCCTATCAAGGACACACTGCCAATCGACAGCAATCACGATACTATCAATCCCGACATATGGATACTTATGTCTACCAACCTGGTCACTATATGGTTTATCCATCCGGATCACCAGTTTTGGGAGCAGCAtcaggaggaggagcagcagcagcaggaggtGTAGCAGGGAGTGGAGTACCTATGccaggaggagcaggagcaggatcttctggaggaggaggaggagcaggagcagtaggaggaggaggagcagccaCGGTCACGGCCAGCAGCGCCACCTCGGAGGGCGAGCAGCCGCTGGACTCGGACTTTGATCAGCGCCAGGAATATGCTGACTTGGGTCTGGATCCAGCCAATGGCGGCTTCTCCTCCGACCTGGAGCCGCTCAATTTCAAGCAGGACACCTCCGAACTGGACGCCCACTCGTGTCTGCTATCGCATCCGAGTTCCGAGGTCGATGGCGATGATGGCCGCTCCTTTGCCAGTTTGGCTCCTAGTGTGGAGAGCGATGGGACCGAGAGTGATCTCAGTGAAGCCTCCGTGGAGTCGGTGGTGCGGGATATTATGGTCAGTTGTTTAGCCTTGGCCACTGGGGCACAAGAGCCCGATCTCAGTGGCCCAAATCTGGTGCCCTACGGCGATATGCATCATCTCAGGGAGCTGGAGAGGAAGTCGCAACAAACTGGACTGATCAACGGTTACAGGAGCCACATGCATCCCACTTTCAGTCCCAGAGGGATGAGCTGTTGCGGGGATATGTTAAGTCAGCCTACAGATGACTTGGTCTACAAACTGGACCCGGATCAGAAGGATGTCTATGATGCTGGAAAGAGCCACTTGAAGGAGATAACCGAAGAGCCCGACAACATCTCTGTGGCCTCCAATCTCTCCTGCAGTCCATCCGCCTGCTCCAGCAAAAGTGCAATGGCTCCTAGTTCCGCTAAGGTTAAGAGCATAACGGTAGGTTAACTGCCATCCTTTCCAGGAACtgaattctttttttttcgtgtGTCCAATTGTTTAatggtttatttttatatgacaaaatttgtataagattttaataacttattttataaaataaaatcttatTCGTTATGGATTTGAGGAGATTTTGTAAAGTTGTATAATCCTAAGTAGTTCCATTAGTTACTAAATTTCGAAACTACAGTTCCTTAAACATTTGGTCACCGATAAAAATTGTATCATCTGTCCCTATCCTAATTTATTACCTAATCCCAATCCTAAATCCCAAAGCCAGAAGAAATCATTGAAGAAGAACTTCCCTTGGTTATTCACAATCGCTATTGGCGTGAATTCTTTGGTTATACGCCAGCGGATCGCTTTTTGCTCCGAGCCAAGTTGGTGGAAATGAAAAGACCTCCGAAAATCTTGGCCAACAGGAACAAATGGGAGCCCCTATCCATTTCCATCTGGAGGAAGTTCCTTGGGGCCCAGCAGACAAGTCACGTTTACAAGACCAAGATGCGACTGTGGCGTTCCATTTACACAGTGGCCATGGTAAGTTTAGTCGGGTTTTTGTAATAAAAAGCTAAAATAGATTATCTACCAATCTGCAGACGAGCTATCCAAGATATGGCCTTTATCTGGTGGGCTCTACTATATCATATTTTGGTTCCAAGTGCTCGGACATGGATATTTGCATGCTGGCCTGCACAAATCCGAACATTGATCCCCGCATGGAGGCCGTATATCATCTGCAATTGATGAAGGATCTGCTGAGCCGCACGAATATGTTCCAGGACTTTAATCTAATCGAGGCCCGGGTGCCCATACTTCGATTCACTGACCGGCGTCACAAAGTGGAGGTGGACATCAACTTTAATAACTCCGTTGGGATCAGGAACACCCATCTCCTGTATTGCTATTCCCAGCTGGAGTGGCGAGTTCGTCCGATGGCCTTGACTGTGAAACAGTGGGCCCAATATCACAATATCAACAATGCCAAAAACATGACCATATCGAGCTATTCCCTCATGCTGATGGTCATTCATTTTCTGCAGGTCGGAGTAAATCCCCCAGTGCTGCCATGTCTGCACAAGCTATATCCGGATAAGTTTGGACTTCTTCATCCCAGTGATTTTGGATATGTGGACATGAACGAGGTGATTGCTCCCTTTCAGTCGGAAAACACCCAATCTCTGGGTGAGCTGATGCTGAGTTTCCTGCACTACTACAGCATGTTTGAGTACGGAAAGTATGCCATCTCTATAAGGGTGGGTGGAGTTCTACCCATCGAGATTTGTCGCGCCGCAACGGCACCCAAAAACGATATACACCAATGGAACGAGCTGTGCATCGAAGAACCCTTCGATCAGACGAATACAGCCAGATCGGTGTATGATTCGGACACCTTTGAGCGCATCAGGGCCATCTTTATGGCCAGCTATCGGAGGCTGGAGTCGACGAGGAATCTTAATTCCATATTCGAGGGCTACGACGGACCCACAATCCTGATGCAACAGCCCTCGATGGATTCGGAGAATGAATTCTACGAGAGTCAGCACCATCATTTGGTGGCGAATAGAGGCTCTTCCAGATCCAATAGCAAAATGACCTCCCCGAGACCTTCAAAACTTATGGTGGACAAAGCAACCACAGCCATCTGGAGTGATATCAATAGAAAACCAGATCCCTTAGCCAGCAGCTACAAAAACTATGATACGAGCAGCGAAAGTGCTGCCAAAAAAAACAAGGTCTCCAAAGAGGACTCTGTGGCCACCGAGCCACCACTTgcttagaaaaaaaaaaaaaaatatcaccATATAAAGAAACCAAAACCCAAAAATACATACCACACACACTTACACCATctaaaagaaaagaaatacTTTTATATTCCTACGCTAATCGggatgtaaaaaaaaattgcaagGTTGTAAACGGAAGTTTTTTGTAGTAGTTGCCGGACGCTTTTAAAACCGATTTAAATTTGACGTTGGATAATTATATATGCATAGTAGGAAATTAGATAATTTCGATTCACTATCTGTGAAATGACCAAATAAATAACGACACATCTATCTCAACGCAAAGTCGGTCGCAAAAAAAACActaaaatatgcaaaaatgCAAGAAACAGTTTCAAGTGTTTGCGTACCTCAACGACTAAACTCGTTTTCACAAGCTTCACAGCAAGATaattgctaaaaaaaaaatcaaagcctggaaaataataattaaaaatccgaaaaaaataaacaaaattcaaaaatgtaaaaaaaaaaaatataaaatcaaattttataTAAAGTAGGGAATCATACATTTTTACAATTCCTACTTTTTATACAGGAGGCATAGGGTTTGTAGGTCACATAAATCATAATAATGATAAACATAAAAcacctaaaaacaaaaaaaaacttaaaatgaataaaatgtACCACAAAAAAACTATACAATTTATAACAAAACAgtgtaaaatttaaaaaccgCGCCAATCTTCACAAAAAAGCTTACGAGTTAAACGGTAGGGTGGCAAACTCAACCAAGAACTTGAATTTACCTGATGATAgcgccaaaaaaaaattataaaatataaaatcctAAACCAAATAACATTAGGAATTTGTGGGAGGTGTTTAAGTAGCCGTGTTTTCCACACAACTCTGAATTTCAATACATGTGTGCATAAATCAACCCAATGAAATCATCCATCATCAGGCCATTAAAATCGGAATCTGATCCCAGATCCCATGAATGCCTTCATTTCAACACTTGGACTCTCCTGGGGTCTCGAACTATATGCGAATGAAATTATTTAGGATGCTCAATTTGATATTCCGCCCTTATTAATTCTTAGTGGTTGCCGTCATCATCGAATATCACCCTTGGGACAGGCACACACTCTCCGGATGGCCGAAATTCTCGCACATGTTTCAGTTTGGCAATTATCTAaggaaatcaaatcaaatcatTGATGCAGCTGTTACGCAATAGAGGCTTGGATAGTAGAGGATTGGATAGAGGATGGCTGAATGGTGGTAGCTGATGGACAAAGCCATTCTGTTTGAAAGGGGGGGCGTGTCGACAGGTCCAGGCATTTTCCATTTACCATCCAACCATCCAAAACTCTGTTACCATCTCTCTgtgcatctgcatctgcatctgtTTCGGTTCGGTATCGATGGCAACCAAAAATGTCAGTGCAGCAAATTATTTCATCAATTGCAATGCTCGATTTCAGAAGGTTCACAATCGATGGCCGTGTGTTTTTGGGGGTTGCTTGGGTGTGGGGTATCCTGTCGTTGGGTAATTGATATAATGCCGATGGTTCCTGTCGTCGCCCACCTAATGGCGAAAATTGTCAACGGGATTTGGTTTGGGATTTTGGATTGCAATTGGGTGGGTGGTTGGTTGGCTGGCTGGCTGACTATATGCGGATGGTTTGGCTGTAATGCAATATCAAATGGCAGCAACGCTCcataatcatcatcatcattaacGCAGCCGAACAATTGTCACACTAATTTGTGCATATGTGCAAAAATGTTTGGCAATTAAACGGTGCAGCCAAGTCGTCGTTGTCGTCCCTCAACCATTTTTCATTCTCCCAAGTAATTAATGTCTTTTGTTAATGGTAATGCATTTGCATTCGAAATTGGAATTATATACCCCCAATCCAGGGCTAAGACAATTTGCACAACAAAGGGCGCTGTTCGCTGGAATGCTAGAGATGAActtcattaaaattttgcaCGGACGGgaaaaatttgtaaaatgGCAGGAGGGGGGCGAAAATTGAGGGAAAAATAGAGAGCAGCAGCTGCTGCATTAAAATTCCTGTCCGGGATTTGGTCTTTGGTCTTGAATAATTATTCATTGTCATTGTAATTGGCGTGCCAGGCGCTAAATGGAATCATAAAGGGGGGCTAAAGGGGATAGGGAATAGCGGGTGAAAACTCTGCCTGacaattttcatttttccaCCAGAGCCAGCAAATTGAAGTTGCTCGATTACTTGGACActtttctttttcacattttttttctgCCTTTTTGTCCCTCCCACATGAGagattttcctttttttgtcTTTTTCTGGGCTGGAGCAAGAGCGATTACTCCCCATGGATCTCGGGATctggattgggattgggattgggttTTCGGTCTTGGCTTTTATATTGTTTGGGACACGTACGGGAATTTTCATTCGATGTCATTTCAATTTTCCTCtgctctttttttttatggaCGCACAGAGACAAAAAGGGTTTGGATTGGTTTGGAAAAGATGCAGCTAACACAGAAGAACCCGACATGGGATTGCGTTTCAATGTCTCTGGGCCTTTGTTTCCCCGTTGGTCACTGAGCAACAAATTACCTGAGGCAGGTGGACAACTGCAGAACCGTAGAATAAGAGAGTGAACAACTGAACGAATGGATGAATAAATGAATGAGTGCATGGGGAATGTGTGAGTCCAAGGTTGAGTGGCTTCTGATTGAGTTGAGGGGGATGGCTCTTTTGCCTTCCAGCCCTCTCGCTTAATTTTAATGAACTTTAAATGCCCTTAATGCCATTTTAGTTTTTCAAAAACAGCTTACTAAATTATACTCTCTATTTGTTCTTTTAATTGCAGGTAAGCTCATTACGACAAACCTTTTTAACACACCACAAAAGCAGCATCAGGCAGCAACAAAAGcaataataaataatgttAGCGTAAGTGCTTGTCTAcaattttaattagttttaaatgcaatttaatGCATTTGTTTTactgttttctgttttctcttttttttttgtcgtaGAGCCATGTTTTGGTTTGCCTAATGCCAAAGCACTTAGCATAATTCAGAGACAGAGAGCtgaatttaaatttgaaaacaataaatcatttcaactttGTGATAAATGCCGTGCATAATACAATGTAGATTAGTGTGGGCGAATTGCTCACATGTGTGTGCATTCCCGCACAATTAGAAatgcattaaatatttaaaatcctGCGTCGTCATATTGTGGACATGATTTTCGTGCCCAAAACAAACAATTATATTTGTTTGCCAGCACTTGATTGTATGTACTCTCCACACGCTATGAATAGAATCTAAAAActcaacaaaaaaaataataaatttaaaaattgttatagTACAATGACGCATAACagatataaattttaaaagtatagttgttttttttatcCACTTAGAACTTATCATTTGGGCAACTTTGTTTTACGATCTAccataataaaaatgttaagacaTATGACATTAAAAGTTCTTCCACTAGTTTTATGGCTTATTTAGAGTTTGTTTTCTTCAGTTTCCGCCCCATTGCATTTAAAACAACTCAATTTCTGTAATAGCCACGCCCCTCGGATAGTTAAACGCCTTGGCAATAACAATTTGGTAAAGAAACAACAACGAACAAAAATCAATCAATGTAAAAGCCGCGGAAAGTTGCCTTACAATAAGGCTTTAAGGCGTGTTTGAACTGTCGCTGCCACGCCCATCGCCACCGCCTTTTCCGCCGATTCGGCAATCAAGCTCATTTATTATGCATTTTTCATATGACGggtttttcttcttttttcgTTCGTTTTTTTTCGGCGAATTCTGGGCAGACAATTTAAAATCAACCGCAGAAAAAGCTGCATGTCCTGCCTCCTCAGGCTGGAAAATTCTGAAAAACCATGAGTGTGCGGAAAAGAGAGGGAAGAGTGCAAAAGGGGTTAGAGCGAGACGGGGCACACGCATGCCAGAGTTGCCTTTGTGTGACAAGAGTGACAACCGATGGAAACAAAATCGATCGCAAAAATCCACGCACACACAAATTACCcgcattttttgtttatatgaAAATTGAAATTCATGCAGAGCACAGCCCTTCATCATCCGTGTCCATATCCATATCTGCCCGAATATATCTAGCTGCAATCCATATCCCTGTCGTATCGCTGTCATCGATTTCCCCCTAACAATCTATCGATAAGGATTTCTTTTTGCACAGTTGCGGGTGAGAAAATGTAACTGGGATTGTGAACTGCAAGGCTCTGTTTTTGTTAAAGCAAATtcataaaaatgattttaaaaatatataaatacatataaaaagCGAGTTTTTAAGCATTGAACTCTAAAATTACTTTAACGCTTTGTTAAGAACATTAATCCAAACATTAGTAGGTCTTAAAAAAGAATATAAGCATTGAACTCTAAAATTACTTTAACGCTTTGTTAAAAACATTAATCCACACTTTTTTTATAATGTCATAAtataaaatcatattttaaatattcctGAAATCTGAAACAAACAAACTCTGAAACAAAAATGTTGCTTAGTTTTCtgtattaattttaaactAGTTGCCCAATAGTTGTGCTATTACTTTGACTGACACTGTAGTTCGTTACATAAATTGTTTCTTATTTCTTTTTGGGAATGTTGAAGAGTTACGAAAAGAGTTTTGGCGAGGGTCGCTTGTTTACCTGGCCCCCGAGGGTTGCCACATGCACATTTGCATATCGTTTCAAGTGCGAGCCAAGTAAAAAGGGGTCGCACTTTTCGGTGGGCGGGGGGCACTGAGGTTGAGTAGGCGTGGCACTGCTTATCGCCACAACACTTGCCGCGAACGGGGGCAAGTATTTCCGTTGCCTGGGCACGCTTGTTAGTCGAGGAGCCGCTAGGGAAAAAATTCGGAGAGGTAGGGGGCCTGAAATGAACtggggaaatgggaaatgagGTGGCCTGGTGGAGTTGCAAGTGTCAGCTCTGCGGCGGAGTTCAAGTCGAAGTTGCTGGTTGTCGCTTAACGATTTCGTGTcattttttgcatttccttcttGTGCCCGGCTTTCAGTTTTATTTTCCACTCCTCTCCACCTCTCCACTCCAAAGGATTTTCCTCCTGCGGTTTTCCGCTTTCGAGTGTGGCGGCGGCCAGTCTTAT is from Drosophila suzukii chromosome 3, CBGP_Dsuzu_IsoJpt1.0, whole genome shotgun sequence and encodes:
- the Gld2 gene encoding poly(A) RNA polymerase gld-2 homolog A; this encodes MSTALAMAAAASSSATAAAAATTTTTSNTTNTTASPATTTITTNNPMNTITTTKTTPTAGEGGAGLIEPAPILVIEESGRNEAEGLEPPLEVSIPKPRRQRKTTVVHTCPRPPGGYKYSMEFLYGIGSGMAGVTLNIPTPSSITPRTLRTTAPLLTTHMPLLSTMGVPTPRSAGCSASGIRYAGAVGLTGAPGAGTAAGAATTTTLTTASSSAGSGAEGVTGSVSSGSLPASAAGGIPAAQFIYQGYLPTGPQRRLWHTENAVWQFDRNYPYNQAYSSQFGIPMMPVGFEHPYGQRIIYPGYYNQATAGLHATVPGISRTSRHVTTQQPHLLAQPAAPGEATEEAPPSLANTPQVSNPWRYGRPGAHRDRLGSGRQGVATTPGSTVYHRDSKTYYNSITGGMGGGPRYKTPFVANPRSYQSGGTVAAGGAITAGGAAAAGGATAAGGTGTTTAVATAATPATVATSSNEPAISANNRSNQGSSTHNFSRNRHSSKKGGKNSVGKEQQTSHSSGSLSNSSSKSQLDRHPTSSSTSISPSKQSNRIYKNRMRYNANAPAEQKPQTTAAPMSNNYQPPQRPQSGGRRTSKFQGGNAYQGHTANRQQSRYYQSRHMDTYVYQPGHYMVYPSGSPVLGAASGGGAAAAGGVAGSGVPMPGGAGAGSSGGGGGAGAVGGGGAATVTASSATSEGEQPLDSDFDQRQEYADLGLDPANGGFSSDLEPLNFKQDTSELDAHSCLLSHPSSEVDGDDGRSFASLAPSVESDGTESDLSEASVESVVRDIMVSCLALATGAQEPDLSGPNLVPYGDMHHLRELERKSQQTGLINGYRSHMHPTFSPRGMSCCGDMLSQPTDDLVYKLDPDQKDVYDAGKSHLKEITEEPDNISVASNLSCSPSACSSKSAMAPSSAKVKSITPEEIIEEELPLVIHNRYWREFFGYTPADRFLLRAKLVEMKRPPKILANRNKWEPLSISIWRKFLGAQQTSHVYKTKMRLWRSIYTVAMTSYPRYGLYLVGSTISYFGSKCSDMDICMLACTNPNIDPRMEAVYHLQLMKDLLSRTNMFQDFNLIEARVPILRFTDRRHKVEVDINFNNSVGIRNTHLLYCYSQLEWRVRPMALTVKQWAQYHNINNAKNMTISSYSLMLMVIHFLQVGVNPPVLPCLHKLYPDKFGLLHPSDFGYVDMNEVIAPFQSENTQSLGELMLSFLHYYSMFEYGKYAISIRVGGVLPIEICRAATAPKNDIHQWNELCIEEPFDQTNTARSVYDSDTFERIRAIFMASYRRLESTRNLNSIFEGYDGPTILMQQPSMDSENEFYESQHHHLVANRGSSRSNSKMTSPRPSKLMVDKATTAIWSDINRKPDPLASSYKNYDTSSESAAKKNKVSKEDSVATEPPLA